The Vigna unguiculata cultivar IT97K-499-35 chromosome 1, ASM411807v1, whole genome shotgun sequence nucleotide sequence gtccagttaggatatgcattagacAAATAgtttctctttatcaaatgtatttcaggcctGCTGTGTAATCCTGCACATGATTAGTTTCtgaactaatggattagctgtgaagTCTGGCACAAAATGAGTAAAAAtgtactcacgataatcgattaggtaattTGCTAATcaaattagtgacagcaaaaacctttgtataaaagctgttttggaatctgttttgggtcGGAGAATTTTAGAAAGATCACGCAGTCTTCATCTGAGATAGAGCCATCTAAGAGACACAAAagcttcagaagattctgcaataactcaagtacagatccaagaagagttgatggttgattctaccatgatggatcttgcttgattcaaggagcatcaagtcaaatctgcacaacttaggtgtattcgtttcttgttttgttttctgtatttctgattacagtagcttcagtgtttgaagtgtggacctaggtgcaattgtgtggatgcattgctcctagggggagttcttgattgttaaatcaagttcttgggttttgggagttagaattacataggtgtgcttgtaattcttggaacctttctgtttagtggaatcctcctaagtgtgttacttaggagaagactggatgtagattctttttgaatcgaaccagtataaattgtgtgtcttgcttctttcttctctctcataatctttcttgattgatttaaacagtccattaacccaaaactgcgaaattgattaattgagctttaaaacctaaagatttattcaagaatcatcttaaaccatataaaagctTGTTAATCAActcagatccctttgtggttaagataattagacaTATCTGTTTTTAACAATGAGCACTTCATCAAGCATATCAACTCTGAAGCATCCTCCAATATCTTTTGGGTGAGACATGGCTTCAAAGAcattaaagttcacttcttcaTCTTGAACTCTCACTGTGAGTTTGCCATCATCAACATCAATTAGCACTCTTGCAGTCTTCATAAATGGCCTCCCCAATATGAGAGGAACTTCAACATCCTCCTCCATCTCCATTATAACAAAGTCCACTGGGAATAGGAACTTGTCAACTTTAACTAGCACATCCTCCACTACTCCGTGAGGGTACTTGATTGACCTATCCGCCAGTTGCAATGTCATTCGAGTGGGCTTGATTTCCAACTCCCCAATCTTCTTAAGCATAGAAAGAGGCATCAAGTTGATGCTAGCACCCAAATCAAGTAAGGCCTTCCCCACAGCTAGGCTCCCAATTGTGACTGGAAGTGTAAAGCTGCCAGGATCCTTAAACTTTGGAGGCAACATCTTCTAAATGATAGCACTGCATCCAGCCTCTAGTCCTATGGTTTCCTCTTCAATAAATCTTCTCTTCTTTGTGAGGATTTCCTTCATAAACTTTGCATAGGTTGGAATTTGCTCCAAGGCTTCTGAGAAGGGAATATTGATTTGAAGCCTCTTGAAAATGTCCAGAAACCTTGCAAATTGCCTTTCTTTGTCTTTCTTTGAAGGCTTGAGAGGATATGGGAGAATTTTCACTGGTGGTGGTTTTAATGccacttccttctttttctcattttctctattttcaattttattctcttcCTCTTCTACAACAATTTCCTCATCTATCTCTTcctcatctttttcttctcctttatcATTGGGCTTGGCTTTAGCTTCATCACTTCCTTTAGCATTCAACCCCACTTCTTTACCACTTCTTGTGACCACCGCTTTGCATTGCTCTTTGGGATTGGCTTCGGTGTTGGCAGAAAATGAACTACTTTGTTGATTCGCCACTTGCTTGGCCAATTGCCCCACTTGCACCTCCAAGTTTTTAATTGAGGCATCGGTGTTCTTCTGATTCTGAATTGACATTTGTATGAATTGCTGCATCATGTCTTCAAGCTTGGATGTTCTATCAGACAAAGAAGGATGTTg carries:
- the LOC114181970 gene encoding uncharacterized protein LOC114181970; translated protein: MLPPKFKDPGSFTLPVTIGSLAVGKALLDLGASINLMPLSMLKKIGELEIKPTRMTLQLADRSIKYPHGVVEDVLVKVDKFLFPVDFVIMEMEEDVEVPLILGRPFMKTARVLIDVDDGKLTVRVQDEEVNFNVFEAMSHPKDIGGCFRVDMLDEVLIVKNRYV